The stretch of DNA GATCTTCGCCACCGACAGCCCGGCGGTGCCGAGCAGCCACGCGGGCGGGAACACGGAGAAGACCAGCACCGCGCGGCTGGAGATCTCCAGCGTGCGCTGCACGCGGATGACCTTCCGGATGTACGCCGCGTCGGTCGCCCCGCGGGCGGCGACGATGTCGGCGCGGATCGCGTCGAGCCGGCGCCCCAGCTCCTCGATGTCATCGGCGGTCAGGTGGGAGACGGCGTTGTCGGGCTTGCGCTGCAGAACGGTCATGGCGGGTTCCTCAGTGGTCGATGTCGCAGGGCCCGGCCGCGGCCGAAACACAGGTCTGGATGAGTACGCCGTCACCCGGCACCGCAGTGGTCACGTCCCCGCTGCGCAGGTCGCGCACGGACCCCTGCCGCAGCGGCAGGACGCAGGAGAAGCAGATGCCCATGCGGCACCCCGAGGGCATCAGCACGCCCGCCCGCTCCCCCGCGTCGAGGATCGGCGTCGAGCCGTCCGCCTCGGCGGTGGTGCCGGTGCCGCTGAAGGTGACGGTGCCGCCCTGGCCGGGCTCGGCGAGCGCGGCGGCGCGGAACCGCTCGGTGTGCAGCCGTTGGCCCTGGCCCAGGTCCGCCCACTGCTGCTCGATCGCGTCGAGGAGACCGGCAGGCCCGCAGGCCCAGGTCTGCCGCTCGGCGAGGTCGGGCACGAGTGCGGCGAGCGCGGCCACGTCGAGGCGACCCTGGCTGTCGGTGTGCTGCTCGACCAGGCGCAGCCGGCCGGAGTCGGCCATGGCCCGCAGTTCGCTGCCGAAGATCACGTCGTCGGCGGACGCTGCGGAGTGCACCAGGACGACGTCGTGGAGGCGGTCCAGGCCCGAGCGCAGCATGCCCATCACCGGGGTGATGCCGCTGCCGCCGGTGACGAACAGGACCTTGCCGGGCGCCGGGTCGGGCAGCACGAAGTCGCCGAGTGCCTGGTCGAGGTGGACGAGCTGGCCCGGTCGCAGGTCCTGGGCGAGGTGGGCGCTGACCAGTCCGCCCGCGACCGCCTTCGCCGTGATGGCGAGCAGACCGTCGGGCGCGTCGGGTGCGGAGGTCAGGGAGTAGGAGCGCCACAGCCGTACGCCGTCGACGTCCACGCCGATGCGGACGTACTGGCCGGGCAGGTGGCCCCGCCACGCCTTGCCGGGGCGCAGGACGACGGTCACCGCGTCGGCGGTCTCCGCACGGACCCGTACCACCCGGGCCCGCAGGTCGGCGCCGGACCGCAGCGGGCGGAACATGTCGAGGTACTCGGCCGGATCGACCGGGTAGGTCGCGGCAGCCGCCGCCTGCCAGAGTCTGCTGACCAGACGCTGCCGCACGAGAGTGGTCATGTGTTCGAGCATCCTTCACCGTGGGGTGTAAGTTCATGACCACAGGATGTGAATTTGGCTCGCAACTTTGTTCGGAGCGCACAACTCGTGTCAGACGTCGATCCCGGCCACGCGACGGCGGCGGCCCGCGGGGCGGCCGAGCTCGACCTCGACGACGCGGCGGCCGGGCTGCTGCGGTCCCGGCTTCCGGCGGTCGCCGAGGAGACCGTCCGCGCCATCGTCGCCGAGGTGCCGGGCTACGCCAACGCGCTGGCCAGGCCGATCGGGGCCAACATCCAGGGTGCGGTCCAGCTCGCCCTCGGCGGGTTCCTCAGCCTCGCCAGCCGGCCCCTCGCCGGAGATCCCGCCACGCCGCTGGCACCGGCGCTCGACGGGGCCTACGCCCTCGGCCGTGGCGAGGCCCGCAGCGGGCGGAGCATGTTCGCCCTGCTCGCCGCGTACCGGGTGGGGGCACGGGTGGCCTGGCGCGGGCTGTCCGCCACGGCGGTCGAGGCCGGTCTCAGCCCGCAGACCCTGTCCAAGTTCGCCGAGCTCGTCTTCGCCTACATCGATGAGCTCTCCGCCGCCAGCGTCGCCGGGCACACCGACGAGCTCGCCACCACCGGCCGGGTGCGGGAGCGCTACCTGCAGCAGCTCGGTCACGGCCTGTTGCGCGGCGACCCCGTCGATCACCTGGCCGCCCTCGCCGACCGCGCCAACTGGGACCCGCCCGGCAGCCTGACCGTCGTCGTGCTTCCCAGCTCGCACGTGCGCGCCGCGCTCGGCCTGCTGGACCAGCGGTCGCTTCGGCCCGAGGAGGAGCTGCCCGACCTCGACGAGGACGACGCCGGATCGGATCTCGCGGTCCTGCTCGTGCCGGACGCCGACGGACCTGCCCGGGCGGCGCTGCTGCGTACGCTGCGGGGGCAGGACGCCGTCGTCGGCCCGGGTCGCCCGTGGACCTCCGTGCGGGAGTCCTACCTGCGGGTGCTGCGCGCCCGGCGCCTGCGCGTGACGGCGGTCGGCGGCGCGCCCGTCGACACCGAGCAGCACCTCGCCTCGCTGGTGGTCGGCGCCGACCCCGCTGCCCTGGCCGACCTGCGCCGGCAGGTCCTCGCCCCCTTCGCCGACCTGCGTCCGGCGACCGCGGAGCGGCTCGTCGAGACACTGCGGGAATGGCTGCTGCACCAGGGCCGCCGCGACGACGTGGCGGCGGCGCTGCACGTGCATCCGCAGACGGTGCGCTACCGGATGGGCCACGTCCGGGAGCTGTTCGGCGAGCGCCTCGACGACTCCGAGGTGGTGCTGGCGCTGACGGTGGCACTGGCCCTCCCCTGAACTTTAATGCTGGACACGCCGCGAAAGGTGCCACCAAAGTCAGGATCGTTCCGACGCCGGCGGGGCAACGACCAGCATGATCGCGCTTGTTCCCGGAAGTAGTCCCCTCGGAGCTGGTCGGTAGGGCCTACTTCCGGGAAGCAGCACGATCACGTGCCTTGGTCAGGCCGTTGTGCCCAAGGACGGTGCGATCACGCCCGTGACTCGATCTCGCCGCGTGCCTGCAGGAAGACGGCCTTCACCGTCGTGGCCTTCACATAATAGAAGAAGATCATCCCGAAGCTGGCGTCGTCGGCCCACACGCACAGAGCCATGTCGACGTTGCTCTGCCGGACATCGCCGCACTGGGCCGCGCCGCCGAGCGGTCCCGGCGGCACCGCGCCGAAGTTGGACGTCTTGGCACCAGACGTCTTCAGCCCGTTGAGAATGGCGTCCGGCATCATCTCCGGGTTGGGGAGGTCGGCCTTGACCGCCACCATCAGCCGCATCTGATGCTGCACGACATCGCCGTAGACCCCGGAGACGACTCCGCCGACCTCCGCGCCGGGAATGGTCTGCATCTGCGCCTTCAACGCCTCCACCAGCGTGGCGAAGGCGGGGTTGTCGATGTGGGGATACCCGGCCAACTTTTTCGGCGCGACCAGCGTCACCGAGGAGCCCAACGTCGGCGTCGGCGTCGACAGCGGCAGCGTCGGCTGCGGGGTCGGCTCAGGCGAGTCGGCCGTGACGGGCGGGAGGGCGATCGGATCGCCGGCGGACTGCTCCGAGGCGTTGTAGAGCACGATTCCGGCCGTGGTCCCGCCGCCGCAGCAGAGCAGGAGCGCCACCGCGGTGATGCCGAGCCAGAGCCACAGCCGGGACTTCTTCGGCGCGGGCGGGGGGATCATCGGGCCGTAGCCGACCTGGCCCGGCGGCAGGTACGCCGGGTAGGGGGCGGTCGGATAGGGCTCTGCCGGATGGTGGTCGGTCATCTGCGCGATCACTCCATGATCAAGGGGATCCCTGATGATAGCGGCAGCGCGGCGAAGGTGTGGTCCCGCCAGATCAGGCGGGAGGCATCCTCCGGATAGGCGGTCACCGTCGGGTGGGTGTCGAAGAGCTGCACGAGGCGCTGCTCGGTGTCGTAGGCGGCCCAGCCGGGGTCGCCGTGGGTGGCGAACGCCGTCCACGCCGCACGCATCCGCGCGGACAGCTCTTCCGCCTCGGGGGTGGGGCCCTCGCCGATCAGCGCGGCGGGCTGGCCCCGGTCCAGGTTGCCGAAGACGAGCGGCACGTCGAGTCCGTGGCAGGCACCGAGGATGCCGCCCATACCCGGCGCGGGCCAGGTCAGCTCGTAGACGTGGGCACGGCCGCCGGCGGCGATCCGGGCCTCGGCGAGGTGGAGGCTCGGCATGCGGAACAGCCAGTCGGAGTTGACGACCTCGTGGAGTTCGTCGGGACCGGCGGCCGGGAAGCCCTGCCGGTACCGGCGTGCGCCGTCCGGACCGGGGGCGAGCAGGTTCAGGGCGGTCTCCGCCTGCTCCGGCGTCACCTGGCCGAGCGCTCCTTCGAGCAGGGTGAACAACCGCTGCTCGTCGCGGGTGTGACCGACGAGGAGGTCGACGTCCCGGGCGGCGCCGTCGGCCAGGGCCTGCCACGGGGTGACGGGCAGCGTGGCGGCGTCGATGACCGGGGAGAACGGGATCAGCCGGTACGCGATCGGCCCCCACCGGTCCACCCACTGGCCCATCTTGGCGCCGATCTCGTCACCGGCGGCGGAGAGCAGCTCCGGATCCATGGTGGACAGGTCCGCCACCGTCGGCCGCAGCCCCAGTTCGGCGGCGCAGGACGAGGCGATGTCGGCGGCGAGCTCGGGTGAGAAGAAGGTGCCCGGCATGCTCTGCACGATGGCCCGGCCGAAGAGCCCGGCCGCCGCGGGCATCGCCAGCAGCGCGGCGACCGATCCGCCGCCTGCGGACTCGCCGAAGACGGTGACGCGGGCGGGGTCGCCGCCGAAGGCCCGGATGTTGTCGCGCACCCACTCCAACGCGGCGATCTGGTCCAGCAGCCCCCGGTTGGCGGGCGCCCCCTCGATCAGCGCGAATCCCTCGACGCCCACGCGGTAGTTGAAGGTCACCACCACGACGCCGCCGTCGCGGGCGAGGCGGCCGCCGTCATACTCGGGGAGGCTGGAGATACCCAGCGTGTAGGCACCGCCGTGGATCCACACCATGACCGGCAGCCCCGCGCCGGGGTCCGGCTCCGGCGACCAGACGTTGATCGTCAGCCAGTCGTCATTCGCCGCTTCGCGCGCCAGGGTGTCCATGCCGAACACGGCCGCCTGCGGCGGCGGCGTTCCGAACGACACCGCGTCCCGCACGCCCTCCCAGCCCGCTGCCGGCTGCGGTGCGGCGAAGCGCAGGGCGCCGACCGGCGGCTCGGCGAACGGGATGCCCCGGAAGACCGCCACGCCCGCCTCCGAGCTGCCGCGCAGCGTCCCGGCCGACGCGCGGACTTCGGGCCGGGACTCGGACGGCGTGGACTCGGCAGCGGTCATCACAGCTTCCATTTCTGCACGGGCTGAGCGGCGAACCGGACGCCACCGATCATTCCCCCTGCGCCGGGATGCGCGCCAACCATTTGCGGAGAGCCGGAGCGGCCCTACTCCCGGAACCGGGGCACGACCCGGCGGAACGCCAGCGGCTGCCCCGGCTTGCCGCCGCTGCGGCTGCGGTACTCCGGCGTCCCGACGCAGGTGAAGATCAACGTCAGGAGGTCGTCCGCCTCGCCCAACAGCGCGGGCACCTCCGAGTCGAGGAACGTCATCCCGCTGGCCCCCATCCCCAGCGCGTAGGCGGCCAGGTGCAGCCGCCCCTCCACGACTCCGGCCCGCAGCTGCGCCTCGCGGTAGCCGCGGTCGTCCAGCGTGTCCGCCGGCGCACCGGCGATCACGACGAACGCCGCGTCGCCGCCGAGGTCCTGGCCGAGGCAGATCCGGGTCAGCTCCTCGCGCAGGTCCCCTGTCCGCAGCGGCTGCGTCAGCTCCGGCCACCGGTAGATCCCCGGCGCCACGCCGTCGACGCCGTGCACCGCGATCCAGTGTGGAATGTCGATGCCCCGCAACGCCACCGCGAGCGGCCACTCCAGCAGCTCGCGCGGCACGCTGCGCGAGCGGTCCATCAGCCGCGTCGACCCGCGCCGCAGCACCACCTCGTCCAGCGAGACCTCGCCGCCGATCGGCTGCACCGCCGCGCCGACCGGCCACGGGTCCCCGAGCACGTCCCGGTCCCCGGCTCGCTGCGCGGCCGTACACAGCGGGTATTCCACCGCCGGCAGCTCGCCTGCCGCGGCCTGACCGGTCGCACCGATCGCCGGGTCACCGTCGCCGAGGGTCAGCAGGAACAGCGGGTATTCGAGCACGGGGTCCGCGCCCACCAGTGCCGTCACCGCGGCGTCGGGGAACAGCGACCGGATCCGCGGTGCCTGTCCGGCACTCGCGGCGGCGGCTTCGAGCTGGGACAGCAGCGTCCCGCCGTCCCAGTAGAGGTGCCGCCACCCGCGCTCGGCGTAACGCCATCCGGTGCGCCACGGCACCCCGGTCACGACCAGGGTCGTCGCGGTGCCGGTGGGCGCGGTGCCGACCTGGACCAGGCTGTGCTGCGCAGCGTCGTACCAGTGCACGCCGTCCGGGACCCCCGCGACGCCGCGCGTGCAGGCGTAGACCTCCAGCGGGAAGCGCGCCCCGGCGGAGCCGGCGGCGCGGAACACGATCGTCAGACCGTCGCGCTCCGTCGTGCGCACGATGCCCGCGCCGAGGTAGAGGATCCGGCCGAGCTGCGCGGCGTCGAGCGGCTGCGCCGCCGCCGCGGCCCCGGCGAGCACCGAGGTCGCGGCCACGCCCGGGTCCGGCAGGTCGCGCGGCAGCGCCACCACGGGCAGATCGTCCGGGTACGCCTTGAGCTGGGCCGGGCGCAGGTCGGGGTCGCTGGGTGCGAGATCGTGGCGCACCCGCGGATCGTCTGCAGGGCTGTCCCATGCGCGGTCGGGCGTGTAGGAGGTGAGGCGGTGCAGCAGTCCGGCGCCGGAGTCGTGGTCCACCGGACCATCCTGCCAGGAACCGGCTGCCGTCCGCACCGCCGTGAACCGCTCAGAGCAGGTGGACCGGGGACTGGTGATCGTCGGCGGGCAGGTCCTCGTCGAGCACGATCGCCATGGTCTCCATCAGGTCCAGGTCGGCCTGCCCGGACAGGACGGTCGCGAAAGCGGTGTCGGCGGCGTCGCGTCCGGTGCTGACCCGGATCAGCGACGACCGGGGAGCCAGCCGTGTCGCGTCCCGGACCTGCCACACGCCGTCGACCGCCGTCTCGACGACGGCGTGGAAGTCCATCGGGCTCAGCCCCGGCGCGTAGACCCCCGCCACCCGGGCCGGTATGTCGACCGCCCGGCACAGCGTCGCCACGAGGTGGGCGTAGTCGCGGCACACCCCGCGCCCATCGAGCAGCGTGTCCGCCGCGTCCGTGGTCGGCCCGCTCGCCTCCGGCGTGTACTGCAGGTGCTCGAAGACGTAGTCGCAGATCGCGCGGACCCGCTGCTCCGGATCGGCGTGGCCGCCGAATGCCCGCTGGGCGAAGCCGGTCATCCGGTCGGCCGGGCAGTAGCGGCTGGGCAGCAGGGCGGTGAGGAGCTCCCACTCGGTCGGCCGCTCGGGCTCGCCGCGCCGGTCGGCGACGGCCGCCCGGTAGGAGATCGACAGCCGGCCCGGCGCCGACGAGAAGAGGTGCCGCCGGTTGCCGTCCGGGCCGAGGATCACGCGTACGTCGAGCACCTGGCCGTCGCGGGCGACCGACAGCTCGTCGTCGACCGTCCGGCCGGGACGCAGCGCGACTCCGAGGGCGAGCGCAAACTCGGCCGGCTCGACGACCGTGAACGTCAGCGCGCAGGCGACCTCGGATCGCCGGGTGGTCGCAGGGGATGTCATGGGGTGCCCGCCTTTTACTGGATCTGATGCCTTCGGCTGCTACCCGCGAAACGACGGGTGCAACCCTGTCCCACAGGTCAGGCTGCCGGGAGGTCGAGCGAGATGACACCGACGCGCCGGTCGCCGGTGAGCCGGCCGCTGGGGGCGCCGACGTAGCTGCCCGAGGTCGGGGCCACGTCGGTGTAGTCGCGCCCGACCGCCACGGTGACGTATCCGCTGTGCGTACGCCGGCCGTGGCACGGATCCCAGGCCAGTGCCGCCGCCGCGCCGCCCTGGGGCACGATCACCTCCACCCAGGCGTGGGTGCCGCCCTGGCCCAGCAGGTGCCCCGAGACGTAGCGGGCGGGCAGCCCGGCCAGCCGGCACAGGGCGATCATGATGTGCGCGTAGTCCTGGCACACCCCGACGCCACCGGCGAGCGCCTGCGCCGCGGTGGTGAGCACGCTCGTGACCCCGAAGCCGTAGGACATGGCGGTGTAGACGCCGGTGCAGATCCGCTCGGCGATCTCGGCCGGCTCCCCGCCCGCTCGGGCCAGGTCTGCGGCGAGCTGGCGCAGCCGGTCGTCGGGGCCGGTGAGCGCGGTCGGCGTCCGCAGAGCGGGGTCGCGCAGTGCCGTGGCCGGTAGGGCGAGCAGGTCGCCGCGGACGCGTTCGAGCAGGGCCACCACCCGGAACTCGACCTCGTGCTCGACGTGCGCGGCGGTCACCCGGACGACGGTGTTGCCGCACGGGTCCTGCCGGGTGCGGCGGCGGGCCCGGGCGCCGGTGACCTCCAGGGAGTGTGCGCGCCGGTAGAGGTCGCCGTGGCGCGGTCGCGGCACGATGATCAGGCGCTGCGACAGGGCCGTGACCGGGGTGTCGTAGGTGTAGCGGAACCGCTGCTCGATGCGGTAGCTGATGCGGCGTGCCGATTCCAGGTCCAGGTCGGCATGGTCCAGCATCGGCGCGGACAGATCGGACGGCGGCATCTCCACAGTGTGATCGTGCTGCCGCAATGTTTCGTTCCGGTATCCATCTACCAATACATTGATCAGCGATATATATTGCCGTGGTGAGTGAGATGCGCGAGGCCACCTTCCTGATCCTGACGGCGCTCGCCGACCAGCCACGCCACGGCTACGGCATCATCCAGGAGGTCACCGTCCTCTCCGACGGCCGAGTGGCGCTGCTGCCGGGCACCCTCTACGCCGCGCTGGACCGACTGCAAGCGCAGGGCATGGTCGAGCTCGACCACGAAGAGGTCGTCGACGGGCGGCTGCGCCGCTACTACCGGCTGTGCACCGACGGCCGCGCCGAGCTCGCCGGCCAGGCCGCGCGCCTGCGCCACCTGGCGAGCTCCGCCGAATCACGGCTGCGCTCGCTGCGGCCCAATCCCGCCTGACCCCTGACCCCGCCTCGTTCACAGGGAGCCTCGATGCACCGCTGGCTGCTGCTGCTCTACCCCCGCGACTACCGCCGGGAACGCGGGGCGGAGATCCTCGACACCGTCCGCGACCTCGCGTCCACCCGGGCGGGCGTGCGCGTCGCGGCGAACCTGGCCCGCCACGGCCTGCGTACGCGTCTGGGCCGTCCGGCCAGCCGCAGCGTGACCAGCCTGGCGACGATCTTCACGTTGGCGTGCGCCCTGTTCGCGGCATCCTTCGGCACCTGGCTGGCGTGGTCGGGCACCCGCCCGCTGGACCACGACGCCTTTGCGGCGACCGTCCACCAGCTCTACCCCGACGGGCCGGGGCTGGAGATCGAGCAAGCCGATCCCCTGGCCGTCTTCATCATCTTCGGCCAGCCGCTGAGCTGGCAGGCCGTTCCCGATCTGCTCTTCGGCGACGGCAACGAATACGCGCTCGCCACGGTCACCGCCTCCGTGCGGCGGCCGCCGACCGACAGCCTGCCGCAGGCTCTCGCCACCCTCCAGCAGCGGCTCCAGGACGCCGGCTGGGAGTATGCCGAGCCGCTCTACGCCAATCTCTACGACTGCATCCCCGGCTACCCGCAGTGCGATCCGGCGGCCATACCCCAGAACATCACCTTCTCCGCCCGGCGCGGCGACGACATCCTCGAGGTGGAGATCAGCGCCGACACCTCCTACCCGGCGATCCGACTGGCGATGAGCCGCGCGACCCCCTGGACCGCGCATATCGCCGGTGCTGCCGCGTTCCTGATCGGCGCCCTGGCCGCCTGGTGGCTGTTCGGCTGGGCCAGCCGGCGCATCGAACGCGGCCATCGGGCGGCACAGGGGCTGGCGAAGGTGCTGTTCGTCAGCGCGATGCTCCTGTGGTGGCCGCCGATCCTGCTGTCGGCGCCGCTGTCGCTCGGACACCACCTGAGCGAGCCGCACTACCGCTGGCACCCGATGTGGGAGTGGCTCGGCCAGCCCACCTTCTCGCTGTTCTTCCTGCTCGGCTGCGCCCTGCTGACCCTCGCCCTGGGCCTGGCCGCGCTGCGGCGGCAGCCGGCCGACCGGGCGCTCGCGGTCGGCTGACTCGACGCCGGACCGGCGCGCTCCGAGCCGAAGGCGATCGGGATGTCGTAGGTCTCGCCGATACTGCGCCGGACCGATCCATCGATGAACGGAGCCGACATGACCGCGACCCCCGAGATCGTCGACCGCGACACCTGGCTGCGCGAGCGCGCCGCGCTGCTCACCCGGGAGAAGGCGCACACCCGCGAGGGCGACGCCATCGCCGCCGCCCGGCGGCGGCTGCCGATGGTGGAGGTGGACGCGAGCGTCGAGCTCGTCGGCGCCACGGGCGCGACGCCGCTGCACGAGATCTTCGAGGGCCGCGATCAGCTCCTCGTCTGCAAGCACATGTGGGGCCGGGGCAAGGGCTTCGAGGACCAGTGT from Allocatelliglobosispora scoriae encodes:
- a CDS encoding ferredoxin reductase; this translates as MTTLVRQRLVSRLWQAAAAATYPVDPAEYLDMFRPLRSGADLRARVVRVRAETADAVTVVLRPGKAWRGHLPGQYVRIGVDVDGVRLWRSYSLTSAPDAPDGLLAITAKAVAGGLVSAHLAQDLRPGQLVHLDQALGDFVLPDPAPGKVLFVTGGSGITPVMGMLRSGLDRLHDVVLVHSAASADDVIFGSELRAMADSGRLRLVEQHTDSQGRLDVAALAALVPDLAERQTWACGPAGLLDAIEQQWADLGQGQRLHTERFRAAALAEPGQGGTVTFSGTGTTAEADGSTPILDAGERAGVLMPSGCRMGICFSCVLPLRQGSVRDLRSGDVTTAVPGDGVLIQTCVSAAAGPCDIDH
- a CDS encoding PucR family transcriptional regulator; the protein is MSDVDPGHATAAARGAAELDLDDAAAGLLRSRLPAVAEETVRAIVAEVPGYANALARPIGANIQGAVQLALGGFLSLASRPLAGDPATPLAPALDGAYALGRGEARSGRSMFALLAAYRVGARVAWRGLSATAVEAGLSPQTLSKFAELVFAYIDELSAASVAGHTDELATTGRVRERYLQQLGHGLLRGDPVDHLAALADRANWDPPGSLTVVVLPSSHVRAALGLLDQRSLRPEEELPDLDEDDAGSDLAVLLVPDADGPARAALLRTLRGQDAVVGPGRPWTSVRESYLRVLRARRLRVTAVGGAPVDTEQHLASLVVGADPAALADLRRQVLAPFADLRPATAERLVETLREWLLHQGRRDDVAAALHVHPQTVRYRMGHVRELFGERLDDSEVVLALTVALALP
- a CDS encoding carboxylesterase/lipase family protein, yielding MTAAESTPSESRPEVRASAGTLRGSSEAGVAVFRGIPFAEPPVGALRFAAPQPAAGWEGVRDAVSFGTPPPQAAVFGMDTLAREAANDDWLTINVWSPEPDPGAGLPVMVWIHGGAYTLGISSLPEYDGGRLARDGGVVVVTFNYRVGVEGFALIEGAPANRGLLDQIAALEWVRDNIRAFGGDPARVTVFGESAGGGSVAALLAMPAAAGLFGRAIVQSMPGTFFSPELAADIASSCAAELGLRPTVADLSTMDPELLSAAGDEIGAKMGQWVDRWGPIAYRLIPFSPVIDAATLPVTPWQALADGAARDVDLLVGHTRDEQRLFTLLEGALGQVTPEQAETALNLLAPGPDGARRYRQGFPAAGPDELHEVVNSDWLFRMPSLHLAEARIAAGGRAHVYELTWPAPGMGGILGACHGLDVPLVFGNLDRGQPAALIGEGPTPEAEELSARMRAAWTAFATHGDPGWAAYDTEQRLVQLFDTHPTVTAYPEDASRLIWRDHTFAALPLSSGIPLIME
- a CDS encoding transglutaminase-like domain-containing protein; amino-acid sequence: MTSPATTRRSEVACALTFTVVEPAEFALALGVALRPGRTVDDELSVARDGQVLDVRVILGPDGNRRHLFSSAPGRLSISYRAAVADRRGEPERPTEWELLTALLPSRYCPADRMTGFAQRAFGGHADPEQRVRAICDYVFEHLQYTPEASGPTTDAADTLLDGRGVCRDYAHLVATLCRAVDIPARVAGVYAPGLSPMDFHAVVETAVDGVWQVRDATRLAPRSSLIRVSTGRDAADTAFATVLSGQADLDLMETMAIVLDEDLPADDHQSPVHLL
- a CDS encoding transglutaminase family protein, with the protein product MPPSDLSAPMLDHADLDLESARRISYRIEQRFRYTYDTPVTALSQRLIIVPRPRHGDLYRRAHSLEVTGARARRRTRQDPCGNTVVRVTAAHVEHEVEFRVVALLERVRGDLLALPATALRDPALRTPTALTGPDDRLRQLAADLARAGGEPAEIAERICTGVYTAMSYGFGVTSVLTTAAQALAGGVGVCQDYAHIMIALCRLAGLPARYVSGHLLGQGGTHAWVEVIVPQGGAAAALAWDPCHGRRTHSGYVTVAVGRDYTDVAPTSGSYVGAPSGRLTGDRRVGVISLDLPAA
- a CDS encoding PadR family transcriptional regulator — translated: MREATFLILTALADQPRHGYGIIQEVTVLSDGRVALLPGTLYAALDRLQAQGMVELDHEEVVDGRLRRYYRLCTDGRAELAGQAARLRHLASSAESRLRSLRPNPA